A genomic segment from Lasioglossum baleicum chromosome 5, iyLasBale1, whole genome shotgun sequence encodes:
- the Fam92 gene encoding CBY1 interacting BAR domain containing protein Fam92 isoform X1: MLRSRSQGNVWEHEAKFVQDRISNVEKHFAELCTSFAAYTRKAARLRDKGDEIAKMIQVYAQSETVNRSLATGLTNFSTTLSVIGDYRDAEVQRFDAKIVAPLSQYETICKHARDDVKNTFTARDKELTRKRHLDRLRERNPRNRQMISQAESELMKASVEVSRVVKSLEEQIDSFEKRKLHDLKTVLLDFVVIELSFHAKSLELLTKAYQDIAEIDETKDLEDFQTIRGNMNGEFREAMRVPDSIARLSTVGRTSFRQAYSLTNLANRFTSSPMIPQKLVGHTTGSIDSAKSSSKTNSSESVQIEEYGDSSEEETDSESIKEKPIKMRAHSGQKFLKRFVLKAVPPIPAYQKSLSMPIAINHN, encoded by the exons ATGCTGCGCTCAAGATCTCAGGGCAATGTCTG GGAACACGAAGCGAAATTCGTGCAAGACCGCATTTCCAATGTGGAAAAGCATTTTGCCGAGCTGTGCACATCGTTTGCAGCGTATACGAGAAAAGCCGCGAG ATTACGCGATAAAGGAGATGAAATTGCGAAAATGATTCAGGTATACGCGCAATCGGAAACTGTTAATCGGTCACTGGCAACAGGATTAACGAATTTTTCCACAACGTTATCGGTAATAGGAGATTACAG AGATGCCGAGGTACAACGATTTGATGCGAAAATTGTTGCACCCCTTTCTCAATACGAGACGATTTGTAAACATGCACGCGACGACGTTAAAAATACATTCACAGCTCGCGATAAAGAGTTGACGAGGAAAAGGCATCTCGACAGACTTCGAGAACGAAATCCTAGGAATAGACAGATGATT TCTCAGGCCGAATCAGAGTTAATGAAAGCATCCGTCGAAGTTTCAAGGGTAGTCAAGAGTTTGGAGGAACAGATCGACTCGTTTGAAAAACGTAAACTACATGATTTGAAGACTGTACTTTTAGATTTCGTTGTTATCGAATTGAGTTTCCACGCCAAGTCCCTCGAATTGCTGACAAAAGCTTATCAGGATATCGCTGAAATCGACGAAACTAAAGATTTAGAG GACTTTCAAACGATAAGAGGAAACATGAACGGG gAATTTCGTGAAGCGATGCGGGTGCCCGATTCCATCGCTAGATTATCAACCGTTGGACGAACTTCGTTCAGGCAAGCATACTCTCTCACCAATTTGGCCAATCGTTTCACATCGTCTCCCATGATTCCACAAAAATTGGTTGGTCATACGACGGGTTCTATA GACTCCGCGAAATCTAGCTCAAAAACAAATTCGTCCGAGTCTGTACAAATCGAGGAATATGGAGACAGTTCAGAAGAAGAAACAGACTCTGAATCGATTAAAGAAAAACCT ATCAAGATGCGTGCACATTCTGGCCAGAAATTCTTAAAACGGTTTGTATTGAAAGCAGTGCCACCCATTCCTGCGTACCAAAAGTCCTTATCGATGCCTATAGCCATTAATCATAATTAA
- the Fam92 gene encoding CBY1 interacting BAR domain containing protein Fam92 isoform X3 produces MLRSRSQGNVWEHEAKFVQDRISNVEKHFAELCTSFAAYTRKAARLRDKGDEIAKMIQVYAQSETVNRSLATGLTNFSTTLSVIGDYRDAEVQRFDAKIVAPLSQYETICKHARDDVKNTFTARDKELTRKRHLDRLRERNPRNRQMISQAESELMKASVEVSRVVKSLEEQIDSFEKRKLHDLKTVLLDFVVIELSFHAKSLELLTKAYQDIAEIDETKDLEDFQTIRGNMNGEFREAMRVPDSIARLSTVGRTSFRQAYSLTNLANRFTSSPMIPQKLVGHTTGSIDSAKSSSKTNSSESVQIEEYGDSSEEETDSESIKEKPVRTRHKSM; encoded by the exons ATGCTGCGCTCAAGATCTCAGGGCAATGTCTG GGAACACGAAGCGAAATTCGTGCAAGACCGCATTTCCAATGTGGAAAAGCATTTTGCCGAGCTGTGCACATCGTTTGCAGCGTATACGAGAAAAGCCGCGAG ATTACGCGATAAAGGAGATGAAATTGCGAAAATGATTCAGGTATACGCGCAATCGGAAACTGTTAATCGGTCACTGGCAACAGGATTAACGAATTTTTCCACAACGTTATCGGTAATAGGAGATTACAG AGATGCCGAGGTACAACGATTTGATGCGAAAATTGTTGCACCCCTTTCTCAATACGAGACGATTTGTAAACATGCACGCGACGACGTTAAAAATACATTCACAGCTCGCGATAAAGAGTTGACGAGGAAAAGGCATCTCGACAGACTTCGAGAACGAAATCCTAGGAATAGACAGATGATT TCTCAGGCCGAATCAGAGTTAATGAAAGCATCCGTCGAAGTTTCAAGGGTAGTCAAGAGTTTGGAGGAACAGATCGACTCGTTTGAAAAACGTAAACTACATGATTTGAAGACTGTACTTTTAGATTTCGTTGTTATCGAATTGAGTTTCCACGCCAAGTCCCTCGAATTGCTGACAAAAGCTTATCAGGATATCGCTGAAATCGACGAAACTAAAGATTTAGAG GACTTTCAAACGATAAGAGGAAACATGAACGGG gAATTTCGTGAAGCGATGCGGGTGCCCGATTCCATCGCTAGATTATCAACCGTTGGACGAACTTCGTTCAGGCAAGCATACTCTCTCACCAATTTGGCCAATCGTTTCACATCGTCTCCCATGATTCCACAAAAATTGGTTGGTCATACGACGGGTTCTATA GACTCCGCGAAATCTAGCTCAAAAACAAATTCGTCCGAGTCTGTACAAATCGAGGAATATGGAGACAGTTCAGAAGAAGAAACAGACTCTGAATCGATTAAAGAAAAACCTGTGAGAACCAGGCACAAGTCTATGTAA
- the Fam92 gene encoding CBY1 interacting BAR domain containing protein Fam92 isoform X2 → MLRSRSQGNVWEHEAKFVQDRISNVEKHFAELCTSFAAYTRKAARLRDKGDEIAKMIQVYAQSETVNRSLATGLTNFSTTLSVIGDYRDAEVQRFDAKIVAPLSQYETICKHARDDVKNTFTARDKELTRKRHLDRLRERNPRNRQMISQAESELMKASVEVSRVVKSLEEQIDSFEKRKLHDLKTVLLDFVVIELSFHAKSLELLTKAYQDIAEIDETKDLEEFREAMRVPDSIARLSTVGRTSFRQAYSLTNLANRFTSSPMIPQKLVGHTTGSIDSAKSSSKTNSSESVQIEEYGDSSEEETDSESIKEKPIKMRAHSGQKFLKRFVLKAVPPIPAYQKSLSMPIAINHN, encoded by the exons ATGCTGCGCTCAAGATCTCAGGGCAATGTCTG GGAACACGAAGCGAAATTCGTGCAAGACCGCATTTCCAATGTGGAAAAGCATTTTGCCGAGCTGTGCACATCGTTTGCAGCGTATACGAGAAAAGCCGCGAG ATTACGCGATAAAGGAGATGAAATTGCGAAAATGATTCAGGTATACGCGCAATCGGAAACTGTTAATCGGTCACTGGCAACAGGATTAACGAATTTTTCCACAACGTTATCGGTAATAGGAGATTACAG AGATGCCGAGGTACAACGATTTGATGCGAAAATTGTTGCACCCCTTTCTCAATACGAGACGATTTGTAAACATGCACGCGACGACGTTAAAAATACATTCACAGCTCGCGATAAAGAGTTGACGAGGAAAAGGCATCTCGACAGACTTCGAGAACGAAATCCTAGGAATAGACAGATGATT TCTCAGGCCGAATCAGAGTTAATGAAAGCATCCGTCGAAGTTTCAAGGGTAGTCAAGAGTTTGGAGGAACAGATCGACTCGTTTGAAAAACGTAAACTACATGATTTGAAGACTGTACTTTTAGATTTCGTTGTTATCGAATTGAGTTTCCACGCCAAGTCCCTCGAATTGCTGACAAAAGCTTATCAGGATATCGCTGAAATCGACGAAACTAAAGATTTAGAG gAATTTCGTGAAGCGATGCGGGTGCCCGATTCCATCGCTAGATTATCAACCGTTGGACGAACTTCGTTCAGGCAAGCATACTCTCTCACCAATTTGGCCAATCGTTTCACATCGTCTCCCATGATTCCACAAAAATTGGTTGGTCATACGACGGGTTCTATA GACTCCGCGAAATCTAGCTCAAAAACAAATTCGTCCGAGTCTGTACAAATCGAGGAATATGGAGACAGTTCAGAAGAAGAAACAGACTCTGAATCGATTAAAGAAAAACCT ATCAAGATGCGTGCACATTCTGGCCAGAAATTCTTAAAACGGTTTGTATTGAAAGCAGTGCCACCCATTCCTGCGTACCAAAAGTCCTTATCGATGCCTATAGCCATTAATCATAATTAA